aagaatatctttgagTTTTGTTTATGTTGTAGCATTATTCagaggcagatctaggatttataataGGGGGggaggtactaatctcttggatggaggtgtgcaaagcacacttcctaacatgtgaagcatgctggaactagggggtctgagggcatgccccccaggaaaatttagaaaaatagatgctaaaatactgcaatttggagacatttccacataaaatgcatatttctgcctgtagatattttatatactgtatactgcctttagattataggtatggctctctgcagcatttgttaatggaaaggtttgtgtagctggttcagacaaccaagcacatgatgcacctgACCTcttacaattgcacaacaataggtgcatgttagaataataattttGAAACTGGAATTTGAATgatatgagattgaatctgagagcattttcaatagacattgtgtacctgaattaagtattgccatccataataactacacaagtagatgaatcaagccttttaaacagaccaatgcacttcagtGTATGTATAGGTACAGGTAGATTTGAAATATTGCAcaacagaaccaacttttatgcttccactgaatgttctattagagtagttaggtgactgctctattagagtatctcgatcttgtacaactTCCATGCTGATCCGGGtgcttgttgcataacctttagcataaatccactgacaatgccttggaaagatgtttataaagtGGATTtaggagtatttgtattattagtgatcatataattatgctaagacaaactTTCATTATAAtgctcagcatattgatcaagtaaagcctaaaagtgaaggggagCCTTTACCCGCCTGGATTATTGTCACCATTTCTAAGTACATGTATGCATGGGcagcggcggagcaagtagttgatatgaggggggctgggctgacccagacttatttctatagtttggtaaggtgagaccaaaaaaaaaaaaaaaaaaaaaaaaaaaggtcacaaccaaataacaagagctttccacctcatcaGCTACCATttttagctgataaactacataaaaatccttacatagctcgctacacactgactactttattagagtgactgctctattagagtatctcgatctttatcacggttttcagccccactccaagaaagataatttcggtgtgatatcattctgaggggggggcttcagccccctagcccccccccccccccccccccctttccgccgcctatgtgcATGGGTGTATATATGCTAGTTACATCTATGAATTCATTAGTTCATGGAGAACACATTGAGGCAAAGCACTTGTGAGTTAATCGTGATTAAACAAATACTTGTCAGTGTAGTTACTGTTTACAAATTAATTGTTTGCTGTTCCTGTTCTCTATTGCCATGTATTCAACAGATAAGGCTGAAAATTTAACAACCCATTGGTTTTTTTCCCTCTGGACAACAGAAGTCAAGAAGAAATTCCAGATTTTTACACAGCGGGTCAGAATTTCTCCTCTACCAGACAATTTAATTTTAAGTCTTTGAATTAGTGAGTATGTAGGATGCACCCAGTAAATAAAATTGAAAACTGTTCAACAGAGTAGCTGAAGCGGTTGTGTACACTGTTTGGTGTTAACTGTTATCAAAAGTTTATAATGgtacaccattataaactcttgctgtTAGGGGTGCAgtaattatgctggaataattttcagtataatgccagaaatcattattctagcattattctagcatttTGGAGGAATTATTGAAGATTTCAGGAATGAACAATCAATCAATCCTGAATTTTGCATATTATTCTATCAGAACAATCAATAAGCAGTCAATTCTACATTTCTATTTCAATTTGTTGGAATAATTTAGAGAATAATGCAtaagttttggagcataatgcaagctttttccaggaaattctgaatagaataatgCAAAGAATCATGAGCATAATTACCTCAGCCCTACTTGCTGTTTTGTTTATCTATTAGGACATTGATGGTCAAATGTGTGTCATCTGTGCATGGCATTGTCACCAGATTATGCTAGCTGAAGGGGAGAGTTTATTATATTGATCCACAAAACTCTAGCTCATCGAAAATCAAAGGGAGTGAAACAACGGACACATGAAGTACAAGTTATTGGAAACGATGTCTACGTACCTCAACCAACCAAGAACATATTGAATCAGATAACTACTACACTGACTTGTATAAAACATTTAGAGAAAATTACGTTGTACCGGACTATTCACCAAATTCTCTTGCTGTACCCCTACACTCAATCCAAAGGCAGACAGGAAAAATTAACTTTTGTATATATATTTGTATTTTCTCTGTGTTATTACCCACTAAAGTAACCAGTAATATGGCAGGATTGATTACAGCTATATATACACACGAACAGGCAATCTTGAAGTTTTATACATTTATtttatattatagctatgtcaTCTGCAAGGGAAGTGCATGATGTAAGGTGTTATGTAGTTGTGCATTGGATTGGATGATGTAATGTGGGAAGGGTTGTGTGCATGCAATCCACTATGTGACGGGTCTCAGGTTTATTGTTGCCACTGTAACGCTATACTGTTATATAGCTACTACACATATGGTATTGTAAGACAGTATAGACTGTATAGTGTAAATGTGGTTGAAAAACAATGGAAACTTTACAAGTGAGCTACAGAACATATAGGTTAAGGAAAAGGAATTAGTGAACAGCATTAGGTGTGAAGATGAGGAGGAACACAAGGTATAGTTCATATGTGTCAAAAACAACGTActcattacaaaaaaaaacattgaaaCACATTTCACTTGCTGAGCTTGGtttgacataattatatagcgGCCAAATGCATTATGTCCTACCAACTTGGCTATAGGTTATTCCATAAGTGTAATAGAAATGAAGCTTTAACACACCATAATGCTAGTCCACCACAAGAACATAATAAagtttcaaaaagctgatgtgtCAGAAGACATGTCTGCTCTGGTCCACCCTTGACTACCACAACATTTGTTCTCCATGTCACAGTAGACCTTCTCAGTAGAGCCTGCCagtgcaatttttttttgggcccacttctgaGTTCTGACTTAGAAATTTTTAACGTTTCGTGAACTACTTAACCATTTTTGTTTGCTTACGGAAAATCACATTGCTCGAAGAATCAGTGAAGTTGAATCTCCAGTTGAATAGCATGACAAAACCAGTGTGTTCCTCGTCTTCTCAAGTGACAATGTTGTGAGCTCTACGGAGGTGAACATTTCTTTCCTCAATAAGGCCAAGGCAAGTCTTCCAGGGATCATATGACTGATCATGAATCTGGGAGTGAATTGAAGGAATGAAGGCTGACTTTTAAGAACATGTCacaagtagtgaatactgtgaaTCTAAATATATATGGTGTGACAGTTTAAACTGCAGTTGTTATTTTAATATAGTGGATAATTGTATTACTTGCGGATGTCAATCTAACTCAAGTCATTGTATCTAGTCTCCAATGGCTATTCAGTGGTTTTGCAAAGTTACAACTAACCATTATAGTCATGCTCCTCTCACTTTTCCATAGTGTTGATCTGTTCATGCAATAGTGTTGTACTGTTCTAGCACAGTTTCACTGTAGCTGCACTTGAAACCTATCTAATCAAATATCTCTAGTGTGCACTACAATGAGTGTTTAGAAAGTGTTTCAGCTACTGTATCCATCTTTTGGATGGAGTAGCTACTCACTCTACTGTTTTGATAATTAAGTTATTTCCCTTCTCCAGTTAGCAATAAGTGATTTTaatcacaaaaaaataattatacatctgttaaaatactctaataaagagGTCATTTCCCATTCCAGACAAATGAGGGTATGGATAAACGAGGGTCAGATAGCTGAATACTGTATAttgatggagacaggtaaagttgGCAGTTGGCTAGATGTGACACAGTGGACACCAGTGCATATACACATGTGCAACAGCtaaaatgggacaaatcatgAAGAAACCAGCTGCGGAATGGATTGGACTGTAAGTAAATTGTATATAAGACACCTTTGTAAAAAGTTAGTTGGAATTCCGTTGTTTGTTCAGACtggtttttaccaaagtttagactttgttgtttgataactttgttgCGGTATGTACACAAAAACAACATAGTTGACCTCCTTAATTTAAAGTGAGTATTCAGATATATGGCTACTAATTAGTTTTGTATATTGGATGGTTAGTATAATGCCACTAGGCAAGTTGGCTGTGATCCCTGAGAATCTGGCCATCAATGGGGTAAGTGCATCTATACATTTTGGTAGACAAAGATTAGCTACACAATTAATTTTGCTAACACTTTAGACTTAGACATGTATTTTGTTAAATCAAATTCTTACCAAATACAAATAAGCAACaccaaatataaaatttctgcttatattCCTAGTACACAATGATACAATCACAAGGAATATTACCTCGTTGCTTACATACTGTCTGGCCCTCATATATACCAGAGAGAGTCTTTGTGTGAAACCATAGATAGCTAACACGAACAGGATTTATTTAATCTATAGTTAGTGCAGTAGCCATCCGAAATGAAAAAAACTTCAAAAAAGTGATTGGAGACATTCTTCATGCAAGATCTCTGCTGTGTGTATTATGTTCCTTCTGGTAAAACAGAGTAGGACCTTAACACAGCGATATTGCAAACAACCGTAGAATTCTTTGATTATAACTGCAGGGTGGATTGCAGCTGAGGTTCAGTACATGGATATTAGCAAAATTACTGTGTTTCCCATACAGGCTAGCTATAATGCTTAGCATATTTGGCATCAGATTTGATGGTTCTATTTCTCTTTTAACAACCTTCAATATCACCATACTCGACAAGCTTGTTTGATACAATATCTTGCTTCTTGCTTGATCTCATTCAATTAAttaaatattagaaacactaataataaaatatgaagagattttaatttggcgattTTGTAAGTATCTGCCAAATTGCCAATTTTAATTCCATGCCAAAAGTTTTGCTATTGTGTACTATAAGAATTCTCTTTGATCTGTGCAGTAACTGACTCAAGTACTTAGAAACATTATCAGTTAATGTCCCTCAACTGAGTTATAAACTTCATACATTGATGTAATAACTGTCAAATGGTTTCTATGAATACTTATACATGATGTTATGGATGTATTGTACACTTATTGTCACACCCTTGATTTCTTTCAAGTAAAGCCCGTACCTGTTTTCCATATCTTATACAAAAGAGAAATACAAGCTGGTATAGGGTTTTTTAAATGTGCATCTAATCTTTGATGCTGATTAAATTTGGCATTGCATTGTTGTGATAAGCAGAGTAGAccaatagtaggcattccagtatccgagattttttaataaaaaaaattctccgtatattccccaatagaaccctggcacaaaatgacaactcgtgtttaacttgggattgctccgtcgtccgagctccaatgagggtgaaaatcgctgtggggtttgtccacacgctgatcatcatgaaaatcttagttttatcgtgcgcgttacatataagtaagttttgtgttgttttgtaatcttttcaagccttgtaacgtatgtagaatactttaaaacttaaaaaaacgtacggtcgggtggaaggtagtcactggtgcttactttaaagtgcgtagttacttcgctcgggttagcgattttcagctccagagcaattttctgatggctgtgtcatcagctcaaagtataaaccacttcaaagtcggcataacaatgccataattgaaaccacaactccaccttaggtatcgttgcatcattgtggcacctccactttagttgtttacctttataagctgttaacttgatgtttttaccaacttgagatagccacttgcctatgggcatacaccattgtattgagaagtgtgcagtaggtgaaacatatttgctcaccacaaagcatacaaagatcgctgagatccaataagacctgaagttactctcattacatgtacaaacttgcagctataaggaactgcagtttcaagatagtccagattgctagatggctttctgattcaattgtgccatttccccctgtaaaatgtatggggagccctggagataAAAtataccttttttcagtttttaagcactgtgcatgccaaagtagctaattccaacccaacaaactatatatttctgagatcagcaatcaatactctatctattgaacATATAAAAAGCCAAAATTTTaagatcagtctggaatgcctaccaaTAGCAAACACCTACGTAGTTGAAGAAAGAACATCATTTTGTCTTTCTGACTTTAGAGAGTTGACATACAACCTATGGTCATGCCTGCTTCTATACACACTGACTAGCCACATAAAAAAGTGTGCTGAGATTGTATGTGGCTTCAAGTGCATTAAATGAAtccacagtgttgggagtaacgcgctacttatgtaacgcgttacgtaatatcattacttttgtggtaacaaagtaatataacgaaatacgctataaaaacaggtaatataactcaagctactttacttgcaaatgtaacgtgttacctaagtaatatagttacagtaacgagtctaatattatgtaatattattactacaagtaacgaagttactaatcttgttagtaacccactgagtaatgcctagccacaacgaagtaatgaagcctactaaatgagGCTTATTtaccagctacttacttatatcaagacttgcacattgtccaacaacgcaatcgtgtcacgtaataaggtggtagtttcacacgtgacagcttaaggctatggacacaaagtaatataatatgtaatattattacagttactttattttatgggtaatatgtaactgtaactaaatagttcagctgcaagtaatatgtaatatgtaactagttacttttaaaaagtaacttgcccaacactgatagaAGCAAGCATTGCTATAGGCTGTGTGTCAATGTTCTAAAGTTAGTATTCTTTCAACTACTTGTGGTCGTGGTGCTTGGTCAACTCTGCTTATCACACAATGCAATGCCAGTATTAAAAGAGTGAAGTTTAGCTAGACATCTACTTAAAAAAGATAACATATCCGATACCAGCCCGTATTTTCTCCTTATATGTTAGAGTATAAGATATGGAAAACAGGTACAGGCTTTTCTTGAAAGACACTGTAGGGTGAAAAGGTGTGACAATAAGTTACATGTAACTCCAGGTGTATATATGCATctaataatatttttcatagaaACCCCATTTGACAGTTATTACATCAACATAATAAGGTTTATGGCTCAGTTGAGGGACATCTACTGCATAATATCATTTCTAAGTACTAGAATCAATAGTTACTGCACAGATCAAAGAGAATTATAGTACACAATTCCTAGTAGACAATAATAAAGTGATAAAGCCATTAATTTAAAGACGTGTGGTATTTACTTTCTAAACCACACATCACAATTGTGAATATAACCAAATTAGCACATAACAGAGTGAAATCATGAATGGCTCGCCTTCATTATGGCATACATGTTTTGCCAAATGTGTGTCCATCTGGTAACCCTGTAGTACCAATTACCAAATTGGTATAGGATTAACTATTAGCAATGTGGGCTGTTGGTAGTTCATTTGTAGAGGTAGAAGTGCATACGGTTAGGTGTTTAAATGTGATTACCAATTATTTATCGTTTTTATAGACAAGCAGTGAATGGTGTCTTCTAAAGTTGCTAGGAAAGTGACTTGGTAATTTATTAGGTGAGTGCAACATCTCAAGTAGTAATTTAATAAGTTTGTTTCAAGAAATAAAGTTAAGGAAACTTGTAGGATGTCAACCATCAATTGTATTGGAGAATGACAACAGTATCTACTGGCTTTGGTGGTCTAAGAATTAACAGGGCAGCACACCTTTGTGTTTCTTGGACAATGAACATGTTGGTTGGAAACTGGAAAATGTGTTGTGAGACTTCAGGTGCATTAAATGAATACATAGTAGCTAGGTATATATGCCATAAATTGATTCATAGAACTTCAATTGACAGTTATAATTATCAAAGTAGAAAGTATATATTTGAGAAACAATAGACATGCATGTGGTTTAGTTGAAGGAATTtaatgtaattatgtaattacCCATTAATTGAAATTAGTAGTTCTGGCCACTGCATGGTACAGGACCCGGTCGGTCAGGACCACCAATTCTAGTACACCATGCACCACTGTAAAGTTTTTTATGAACAGTTATTGCTGAAAACAAAGAATTCCTAGTaagcaataataattatagtgataAACCCATTTGTTTTAAAGCACAAAGTATTTACAATTGTGAATTAATTGGTATAGACCTCATCCTGACCTCAAGAAACCAATAATGAAAATGTTTATAAAGTCAAATGTAATTTGCCTAACCTTACCAAACTGAAAGATTAGCTATTAGAATTGATTACTTCACAGAGATGATTATATTATATTCAACTCATCGATTATTAAACCAAACTACAAATACATGGGAAAAACCTCAAGAGGCACTACATGCAATCACTAGCTGATTGATCTAAACTACACAAACCACTTAAATGTGTGTGTACAAGCTAGCTACTTCAGTTTGTTAGCAAATGCTATGTATTTAGCACTCAATGTACATAAAGTTCTATCAGTTCCAAGCCTATATCTTCTGATGATTCATTATTACAATTGTATATCTCAATATCATCATCAGTAGGATTAGCCAGTGTCTTGCAAAACCATGGCATGCTTGCTAAGGAACAGCAGAAGTTAGGTGGTGTGCATCCTTCACCAATCCATAATGGGTCTGGATAAAACTTTCCTGCAGTTGGTTTACTATCAACTCCACTGTCACAGTAATAATCATTTCCTATGAATGGTGGAACTACACCATCAAACTGGTAAGAAGCACAAGGACAATAACCTCCTCCAGCTGTTGTTGGCACTCTTAGACTACCAACAACGTAAGCCCAAATATGTTCTCTCTTATCTCCATGGCTGATGAGTACTCCATCCAAAACATGATCAAGCCTTCTTTGGTCATTTATATAAGGGCCAAATCCATTAGGATTTCCTATTTGATAGCCTATCATTCTACCACACACTTGGCTATAAGTTATTCCGTGGGTAGAGAATTTAGCTTTAACGCACATATTTGTGATTCCACCACAATAACGCTTCGGATTTTCGTTAAGCTTCAAGTCTCCAGGACAGGATGATGTCTCAGAAGACATGTTGACATAAGCCACTCTGGTCCACCCTAGACTACCACAACGTTTGTTCTCCATGTCACAGTAGA
This genomic interval from Dysidea avara chromosome 15, odDysAvar1.4, whole genome shotgun sequence contains the following:
- the LOC136245450 gene encoding uncharacterized protein, with the protein product MLLFQLLVVLASGLLCLSQKCQNEVYTNDLKYTSCKEILTKFPDTPSGYYALADYTEKVYCDMENKRCGSLGWTRVAYVNMSSETSSCPGDLKLNENPKRYCGGITNMCVKAKFSTHGITYSQVCGRMIGYQIGNPNGFGPYINDQRRLDHVLDGVLISHGDKREHIWAYVVGSLRVPTTAGGGYCPCASYQFDGVVPPFIGNDYYCDSGVDSKPTAGKFYPDPLWIGEGCTPPNFCCSLASMPWFCKTLANPTDDDIEIYNCNNESSEDIGLELIELYVH